Proteins from a single region of Phycisphaerae bacterium:
- a CDS encoding NAD(P)-dependent glycerol-3-phosphate dehydrogenase, with translation MIDKATVIGIGGMGTVVAQILATNGVNVALLARACEPVDEIFIDRENRRYQPGLRLAERVRPTNNPVAAFTGSELIVSAIPTQFLRAAWEQHGPQVPRGVPIGSVTKGIEIATLARPSDIIAAHAPHNPVAVLSGPNIARELARCLPATVVVACESTAVAELIQQTMGTSWLRVYTSRDVLGVELAGALKNVIALAAGILDGLRAGDNAKAALVTRGLVEITRLGVALGARPETFGGLAGVGDLFTTCVSPHGRNRSAGERIGQGVSPEQVVAESAAVIEGIPTTRAVLELAARLKVEMPITQAVAAVLFDHKAPLVAITELMNRPPKAEDRP, from the coding sequence ATGATCGACAAGGCCACCGTGATCGGGATCGGGGGCATGGGTACCGTGGTCGCGCAAATCCTGGCCACCAACGGGGTCAACGTCGCACTGCTCGCCCGCGCGTGCGAGCCAGTCGACGAAATCTTCATCGACCGCGAGAATCGCCGCTACCAGCCCGGCCTGCGCCTTGCGGAACGCGTGCGCCCGACCAATAACCCGGTCGCGGCATTCACGGGTAGCGAGCTGATCGTCTCCGCGATTCCCACCCAGTTCCTGCGCGCCGCCTGGGAGCAGCACGGCCCGCAGGTGCCGCGCGGGGTGCCGATCGGCAGCGTCACCAAGGGCATCGAGATCGCCACGCTGGCTCGTCCCAGCGACATCATCGCCGCCCACGCGCCCCACAACCCCGTCGCCGTGCTCTCCGGCCCGAACATCGCCCGTGAACTCGCCCGCTGCCTGCCCGCGACCGTCGTCGTGGCCTGCGAATCCACCGCGGTGGCCGAACTCATCCAGCAGACGATGGGCACGTCGTGGCTCCGCGTGTACACCAGCCGCGATGTACTCGGCGTGGAACTCGCCGGCGCCCTCAAGAACGTGATCGCGCTCGCCGCGGGAATCCTGGACGGCCTGCGCGCCGGCGACAACGCAAAAGCTGCGCTCGTGACACGCGGCCTGGTCGAAATCACGCGGCTCGGCGTCGCACTGGGCGCGCGACCGGAGACATTCGGCGGCCTCGCCGGCGTCGGCGACCTCTTCACCACCTGCGTGTCCCCGCACGGACGCAACCGGTCCGCCGGCGAACGCATCGGTCAGGGCGTCAGTCCCGAGCAGGTCGTCGCCGAGAGCGCGGCGGTCATCGAGGGTATTCCCACCACGCGCGCCGTCCTGGAGCTCGCTGCGCGTCTCAAGGTGGAAATGCCGATTACACAAGCGGTCGCGGCCGTCCTCTTCGACCACAAGGCGCCGCTCGTGGCGATCACCGAATTGATGAACCGCCCGCCGAAAGCCGAAGACCGTCCGTGA
- a CDS encoding alanine--glyoxylate aminotransferase family protein encodes MKKFRLFTPGPCAVPEEVLVEMARPFHHHRTDWFKGFMKEATAKLQEVLQTRNDVLIITGSGTAAAEAAIIGCNPTGSKLLTIEGGKFGQRWGEIAEQFGLNVVRHPVEWGTAATPELVSDLLRKDPAITGVMVVHSETSTATACNLEGIGTVTHAAGKLLLADCITSAGALPLKPDAWHVDVVITGAQKALMLPPGLGFLAISEKAWKVIEGNQRQPAYYLNLNKARKMAKENDTPFTPAHLLVRGLVKALSILLEDGMETVWRRVAAMAAATRSAGEAIGLKVFSKSPSDSVTALCPPAGITVKDLRNELEKRYGIESAGGQDQLKGKIFRLGHMGYVDELDTVLAIAALEQCLLKMGHKFQLGAGVTAAQKVIAERL; translated from the coding sequence ATGAAAAAGTTTCGCCTGTTCACGCCCGGCCCCTGTGCGGTCCCCGAGGAAGTCCTGGTCGAGATGGCAAGGCCCTTCCACCATCATCGCACCGACTGGTTCAAGGGCTTCATGAAGGAGGCCACCGCGAAGCTCCAGGAGGTCCTCCAGACCAGGAACGACGTGCTCATCATCACCGGCTCCGGCACCGCCGCCGCCGAGGCCGCCATTATCGGTTGCAACCCAACCGGGTCGAAACTGCTCACGATCGAAGGCGGCAAGTTCGGCCAGCGCTGGGGCGAAATCGCGGAGCAGTTCGGTCTGAACGTCGTCCGCCACCCGGTCGAATGGGGCACCGCCGCCACGCCCGAGCTCGTCTCCGACCTGCTCAGGAAAGACCCCGCCATCACGGGCGTCATGGTCGTGCACAGCGAGACCTCGACGGCGACCGCGTGCAACCTGGAGGGCATCGGCACGGTGACGCATGCGGCGGGCAAGCTGCTGCTGGCTGACTGCATCACGTCCGCCGGCGCTTTGCCGCTGAAGCCGGACGCCTGGCACGTGGACGTGGTCATCACCGGTGCCCAGAAGGCCCTGATGCTGCCGCCCGGCCTGGGCTTCCTGGCGATCAGTGAGAAGGCGTGGAAGGTGATCGAGGGCAACCAGCGCCAGCCGGCGTACTACCTGAACCTGAACAAGGCCCGCAAGATGGCAAAGGAAAACGACACGCCCTTTACGCCGGCGCACCTGCTCGTGCGCGGCCTGGTCAAGGCGCTGTCGATACTCCTCGAAGATGGGATGGAGACCGTCTGGCGGCGCGTGGCGGCGATGGCTGCCGCGACGCGCTCCGCGGGTGAGGCGATCGGCCTGAAGGTCTTCTCGAAGTCGCCGTCGGACTCCGTCACCGCGCTGTGCCCGCCGGCCGGCATCACGGTGAAGGACCTGCGCAACGAACTCGAGAAGCGCTACGGGATCGAATCCGCCGGTGGCCAGGATCAGCTCAAGGGCAAGATTTTCCGTCTCGGCCACATGGGCTACGTCGACGAGCTGGACACCGTGCTTGCCATCGCGGCGCTCGAGCAGTGCCTGCTAAAGATGGGGCACAAGTTCCAGCTCGGCGCGGGCGTGACGGCGGCGCAGAAGGTCATCGCCGAACGCCTGTAG
- a CDS encoding SpoIIE family protein phosphatase, whose translation MAQPHIQVILAADSVPESLRAALQRTSATTSFWALSEALRGDPTLMADAVVIVLPQDATALAGPLRVLLDRLAERPRATLLLTPSNPALPPLDHPPTLPVTFGSGLDEHDLTARLTTMLAMRNSLDSLHRGLLANRRSGESVALRYMSQLRLASQVQREFLPETLPRFGPLSFDVVFRPVDYVSGDIYDVRRLDENHVGIALADASGHGIPAALLTVYIKRALRGKEVDNGSYRLLAPDEVLSALNEDILEAGLSECPFVAAIYAVLNIRTLEMALARGGAPYPLYRTADGAVHLIESPGGVVGVLPHARFEVRTVQLQPGECVLFCTDGLERVVAPQHTVRNVPAGLQRAADQMAASRSLAADADGADGGGVALATLAEPDVGTPTDEAAAARHTLTRAADTPCERNLVLDSPWCDVLRDQGPSAALEQVAGRQRALRRMGYPLDDLTVLAIRVDAD comes from the coding sequence ATGGCCCAGCCGCACATCCAGGTCATTCTCGCTGCCGACTCCGTGCCGGAAAGCCTGCGCGCCGCCCTGCAGCGCACCAGCGCGACGACCAGCTTCTGGGCCCTGTCGGAGGCTCTCCGCGGCGATCCGACCTTGATGGCCGACGCGGTGGTGATCGTGCTACCGCAGGACGCGACGGCGCTGGCTGGCCCGTTGCGGGTGCTGCTCGACCGCCTGGCCGAGCGGCCGCGCGCCACGCTCCTGCTCACACCCAGCAACCCCGCGCTGCCTCCGCTCGATCATCCGCCCACCCTGCCGGTCACGTTCGGCAGCGGGCTGGATGAGCACGACCTGACGGCGCGCCTCACCACGATGCTCGCCATGCGCAACTCACTGGATTCGCTGCACCGGGGGTTACTGGCGAACCGGCGCAGCGGTGAGAGCGTCGCGCTGCGCTACATGAGCCAGCTCCGCCTGGCCAGCCAGGTGCAACGCGAGTTCCTGCCCGAGACGCTTCCACGCTTCGGCCCGCTGTCGTTCGACGTTGTCTTCCGGCCGGTCGATTACGTCTCCGGCGACATCTACGACGTGCGCCGGCTGGATGAGAACCATGTCGGCATCGCGCTGGCTGACGCCAGCGGCCACGGCATTCCCGCCGCGTTGCTCACGGTGTACATCAAGCGCGCGCTGCGCGGCAAGGAGGTGGACAACGGCTCGTACCGCCTCCTGGCACCCGACGAGGTACTGTCCGCGCTGAATGAGGACATCCTCGAAGCCGGTCTCAGCGAGTGCCCGTTCGTCGCTGCCATCTATGCGGTGCTGAATATCCGCACGCTCGAAATGGCCCTCGCCCGCGGCGGCGCGCCGTACCCGCTGTATCGCACAGCGGACGGGGCGGTGCACCTGATCGAATCCCCGGGCGGCGTCGTGGGCGTGCTCCCGCATGCCCGCTTCGAAGTGCGCACCGTGCAACTGCAGCCGGGCGAGTGCGTGCTGTTCTGCACGGATGGCCTGGAGCGCGTCGTCGCGCCCCAGCACACCGTCCGTAACGTGCCCGCAGGGCTGCAGCGTGCCGCCGACCAGATGGCCGCCAGCCGGTCACTCGCGGCCGACGCGGACGGTGCGGATGGCGGCGGCGTCGCGCTTGCCACGTTGGCCGAACCGGACGTGGGCACGCCGACCGACGAAGCGGCCGCCGCCCGGCACACATTGACACGCGCGGCGGACACGCCGTGCGAGCGCAACCTGGTGCTGGACTCGCCCTGGTGCGACGTGCTCCGCGACCAGGGTCCTTCCGCGGCGCTCGAACAGGTCGCGGGCCGCCAGCGTGCCTTACGCCGCATGGGTTATCCGCTCGACGATCTGACCGTGCTCGCCATCCGCGTGGATGCCGACTAG
- a CDS encoding HAMP domain-containing histidine kinase: MSDECTRPTAAGCACATPSRSVANESIESLRATIRGLQDELIACQRLALLGNMAAMVTHEFNNLLTPIMARAEAALTGDDVPFMRKTLERALIQSQRAMSVTRHLLDMVHNDACPAEACSVAAAVHEAIETMTRPLEKDGIQLHVAVPDDLRVNARNDLLCQVLLNLLLNARRAMKDGGGPLTVAATAVDGRVQIEVRDSGSGISAETLDQVLNPFLAADPRERPTDWQQVGLGLSVCRMIARHHGATLQAFANDGSRGCTFRLVWPAAGTPAGRSRGTC; the protein is encoded by the coding sequence ATGTCCGACGAGTGCACGCGGCCCACTGCCGCCGGATGTGCCTGTGCGACACCCTCCAGATCGGTGGCCAACGAATCCATTGAATCGCTGCGGGCAACCATCCGCGGTCTGCAGGACGAGCTCATCGCCTGTCAGCGCCTCGCGCTGCTCGGCAACATGGCCGCGATGGTCACGCACGAGTTCAACAACCTGTTGACTCCCATCATGGCCCGCGCCGAAGCCGCCCTCACCGGCGACGACGTGCCCTTCATGCGCAAGACCCTCGAGCGCGCCCTCATCCAGTCGCAGCGCGCCATGAGCGTGACCAGGCACCTGCTCGACATGGTCCACAACGACGCCTGCCCCGCCGAGGCCTGCTCCGTGGCCGCCGCCGTCCACGAGGCCATCGAAACCATGACGCGCCCGCTGGAGAAAGACGGCATCCAGTTGCACGTCGCCGTGCCCGACGACCTGCGCGTCAACGCCCGCAACGACCTGCTCTGCCAGGTCCTGCTGAACCTCCTGCTGAACGCGCGCCGGGCCATGAAGGACGGCGGCGGACCACTCACCGTCGCCGCAACCGCGGTGGACGGCCGGGTGCAGATCGAAGTGCGCGACAGCGGCAGCGGGATCTCCGCCGAAACGCTCGACCAGGTCCTCAATCCGTTCCTGGCCGCCGACCCGCGCGAACGCCCCACCGACTGGCAACAGGTCGGCCTCGGCCTCAGCGTCTGCCGCATGATCGCCCGACACCACGGCGCCACGCTCCAGGCCTTCGCCAACGACGGCAGCCGCGGCTGCACGTTTCGGCTAGTGTGGCCGGCCGCGGGCACGCCGGCGGGACGGTCGCGCGGCACCTGCTGA
- a CDS encoding cold-shock protein: MAAGTVKWFNDTKGFGFIRSDDGQDVFVHHTEINAEGHRTLREGERVEFEVAQGPKGPKAVNVKSAD, from the coding sequence ATGGCTGCCGGGACGGTCAAATGGTTCAATGACACCAAGGGATTCGGGTTCATCCGCTCAGACGATGGTCAGGATGTGTTCGTACACCACACCGAAATCAACGCGGAAGGACACCGCACGTTGCGCGAGGGCGAGCGCGTGGAGTTCGAGGTGGCCCAGGGACCCAAGGGTCCGAAGGCCGTCAATGTGAAGTCCGCGGACTAG
- a CDS encoding selenium-binding family protein, producing the protein MRRREFLAALGATALTPLATRRPFALAEEKPPATCHGPGFATPRDAMKSEREKLLYVTGIYVGTDREHPDFLATVDVDPRSPQFGKVIHRLPMPQAGDELHHFGWNACSSCHGDPTKSRRYAIVPGLKSTRIHIVDIEDPARPRLHKVISAEDVLRKTNLSAPHTVHCLADGTMVISMLGDAQGRGPGGFLVLDEDFNIKGRWERDATGMRFNYDFWYQPRHNVMVSSEWSDPQTYAGGFKLEEAQAGKYGARLHFWDFEQRAIRQSVDLGEEGLIPLEVRFHHDPASTHGFVGAALSSTVWHWHRDAGEWKTEKVVAVEPIEVAGWDFPVPGLITDILLSMDDRYLYMSNWLHGDIRQYDISDPSQPKLTGQVWCGGLTGKDVRVRGRKLTGGPQMLQLSLDGKRLYVTNSLLSAWDNQFYPEIARDGSWMLQLDVDTRKSGLAINPEFLLDFGQEPGGPARAHEMRFPGGDCTSDIFV; encoded by the coding sequence ATGCGACGCCGCGAATTCCTGGCTGCACTTGGCGCCACCGCCCTGACCCCGCTCGCCACTCGGCGACCCTTCGCCCTGGCGGAGGAGAAGCCGCCCGCCACCTGCCATGGCCCCGGCTTCGCCACGCCGCGCGATGCGATGAAGTCTGAGCGCGAGAAGCTGCTTTACGTCACGGGCATCTACGTCGGAACCGACCGCGAGCACCCGGACTTCCTCGCCACGGTCGACGTCGATCCGCGGTCGCCGCAGTTCGGCAAGGTGATTCACCGCCTGCCGATGCCGCAGGCGGGCGACGAGCTGCACCACTTCGGCTGGAACGCGTGCAGCAGTTGTCACGGCGACCCGACCAAGTCCCGCCGGTACGCGATCGTGCCCGGCCTGAAGTCGACGCGCATTCACATTGTCGACATCGAAGATCCGGCGCGGCCGCGCCTGCACAAGGTGATTTCCGCCGAAGACGTGCTCCGCAAGACCAATCTCTCCGCCCCGCACACCGTGCACTGTCTCGCGGACGGCACGATGGTCATCTCGATGCTGGGGGACGCGCAGGGGCGCGGGCCGGGCGGGTTTCTGGTGCTGGACGAGGACTTCAACATCAAAGGCCGCTGGGAGCGCGACGCCACCGGCATGCGCTTCAACTACGATTTCTGGTACCAGCCGCGGCACAATGTCATGGTCAGCAGCGAATGGAGCGACCCGCAGACGTACGCGGGCGGCTTCAAGCTGGAGGAAGCCCAGGCCGGCAAGTACGGCGCGCGGTTGCACTTCTGGGATTTCGAGCAGCGGGCGATCCGCCAAAGCGTCGATCTTGGCGAAGAGGGCCTGATTCCACTCGAGGTGCGCTTCCACCACGACCCGGCCAGCACGCACGGGTTCGTCGGGGCCGCACTTTCCAGCACCGTCTGGCACTGGCACCGGGACGCCGGCGAATGGAAGACGGAGAAAGTCGTCGCCGTCGAGCCGATCGAGGTGGCCGGCTGGGACTTCCCCGTACCCGGCCTGATCACCGACATCCTGCTCTCGATGGATGACCGCTACCTGTACATGTCGAATTGGCTGCATGGCGACATTCGCCAATACGACATTTCCGATCCGTCGCAACCGAAGCTCACGGGCCAGGTCTGGTGCGGCGGCCTGACGGGCAAGGATGTGCGCGTGCGGGGCCGCAAGCTCACCGGCGGGCCGCAGATGCTGCAGCTCAGTCTGGACGGAAAGCGGCTCTACGTGACGAACTCGCTGCTCAGCGCGTGGGACAACCAGTTCTACCCGGAGATCGCGCGCGACGGGTCGTGGATGCTCCAGCTCGACGTCGACACGCGGAAGAGCGGCCTGGCCATCAACCCCGAGTTCCTGCTCGATTTCGGCCAGGAGCCCGGCGGGCCGGCGCGGGCGCACGAGATGCGCTTTCCCGGCGGCGACTGCACATCGGATATCTTCGTGTAG
- a CDS encoding DsrE family protein: MKLANRVAWSVSLTLTLAVLTGCQGLGPRATGQRDGVFVHISRDGQDAHAVLMGLKMASLMAADHDVLVYFDLKGVNVVLQNAPEITHPEFEPARAQLQTLLNKGVPLYACPSCLKAAGKQPGDLLPGVKPAEKAAFFGFTQGRILTLDY, translated from the coding sequence ATGAAGCTGGCGAATCGGGTTGCGTGGTCAGTGAGTCTGACGCTCACGCTCGCGGTCCTGACCGGGTGCCAGGGCCTTGGGCCGCGGGCCACCGGGCAGCGCGACGGCGTCTTCGTCCACATCAGCCGGGACGGGCAGGACGCCCACGCCGTGCTGATGGGCCTCAAGATGGCGTCGCTGATGGCGGCCGATCACGATGTGCTGGTGTACTTCGATTTGAAGGGCGTCAACGTCGTCCTGCAGAACGCGCCGGAGATCACGCATCCGGAATTCGAGCCGGCGCGGGCGCAGTTGCAGACCCTGCTCAACAAGGGTGTGCCGCTCTACGCGTGTCCGAGCTGCCTGAAGGCGGCCGGCAAGCAGCCGGGCGATCTGCTCCCCGGGGTGAAGCCGGCGGAGAAGGCGGCCTTCTTCGGCTTCACGCAGGGACGCATTCTCACGCTCGACTACTGA
- a CDS encoding dodecin domain-containing protein has translation MPENSIYKVIELVGTSPKSWEDAAKNAIETAGKSLHDLRVAEITKLDMRIEKGKVVAYRARVNLSFKYDADL, from the coding sequence ATGCCGGAAAACAGCATCTACAAAGTGATCGAGTTGGTCGGCACGAGCCCGAAGTCGTGGGAGGACGCCGCGAAGAATGCGATCGAGACGGCGGGCAAGAGTCTGCACGACCTGCGGGTCGCGGAGATCACCAAGCTCGACATGCGGATCGAGAAGGGGAAGGTGGTCGCGTACCGCGCGCGGGTGAACCTGTCGTTCAAGTACGACGCGGACCTGTAG
- a CDS encoding gamma carbonic anhydrase family protein, which yields MINSFEGRTPEIGPGTYVHPSADVFGNVQLGAGCWIGPGARIRGDYGRIEIGDHTAVEDNVVIHARPGEQTTIGDWVTLGHACIVHNATIRAWAIIGMGAIVSDWAVVGEWSVVGEGTVVRQRQEVPDGRIAVGTPARVLDKVVAEDFKAQWKGFKELYVDLARRYPAGLK from the coding sequence ATGATCAACAGCTTTGAAGGGCGGACGCCCGAAATCGGGCCCGGGACGTATGTGCATCCATCGGCGGATGTATTCGGGAACGTGCAGCTTGGGGCCGGATGCTGGATCGGGCCGGGGGCGCGGATCCGCGGCGACTACGGGCGGATCGAGATCGGCGACCATACCGCCGTCGAGGACAACGTGGTCATTCATGCCCGGCCGGGTGAGCAGACGACGATCGGCGACTGGGTGACGCTGGGCCACGCGTGCATCGTGCACAATGCGACGATCCGGGCGTGGGCGATCATCGGCATGGGCGCGATCGTGTCGGACTGGGCCGTGGTGGGGGAGTGGTCGGTCGTCGGCGAGGGGACCGTTGTGCGGCAGCGGCAGGAAGTGCCGGACGGGCGGATCGCGGTCGGCACGCCGGCGCGGGTGCTGGACAAGGTGGTCGCGGAGGACTTCAAGGCGCAATGGAAGGGGTTCAAGGAGTTGTACGTCGATCTGGCCCGGCGATATCCGGCCGGGCTGAAATGA
- a CDS encoding PTS sugar transporter subunit IIA: MELSRILTPERIRVPLEPADKIGVITQLVDVLAATGGLVNRDAALDAVLKREAERTTGIGYGLAIPHGKSDGCDRLVMAAGKPAAPVDFQSLDGRPVTFVVLLISPPDQTGPHIQALAKISRLMNIEDFRNAVDQAMSARDLHQAIAACESTELSGKA, translated from the coding sequence ATGGAACTCAGCCGCATCCTGACGCCCGAACGCATCCGCGTACCGCTTGAGCCGGCGGACAAGATCGGCGTCATCACTCAACTCGTCGACGTGCTGGCCGCCACGGGCGGCCTGGTGAACCGGGACGCGGCCCTCGACGCGGTCCTGAAACGCGAGGCCGAACGCACAACCGGGATCGGCTACGGCCTCGCCATTCCGCACGGCAAGAGCGACGGCTGTGATCGGCTGGTCATGGCGGCCGGAAAACCCGCCGCGCCGGTCGATTTCCAGAGCCTGGACGGGCGTCCCGTGACGTTCGTGGTGCTGCTGATCAGCCCGCCCGACCAGACCGGCCCGCACATCCAGGCTCTGGCCAAGATCAGCCGCCTGATGAACATCGAGGACTTCCGCAACGCCGTCGACCAGGCCATGTCCGCGCGGGACCTGCACCAGGCCATCGCGGCGTGTGAGTCGACCGAGCTTTCCGGGAAGGCCTAG